One genomic region from Arthrobacter pigmenti encodes:
- a CDS encoding cytochrome, producing the protein MTEPLLAHATERGRMYSRSTSEPPLVPSITTVISQAQSSSLDGWFGYMAASALAQDPRLPSSLGNASEMRAVIQDASKAAERYREDAARRGTRVHYYCEQIALRDLGREHQAEQARTDLVQHGEEGFAARFDEWWDLYQVQPIEPEITVWNSELGYAGTLDLVATIGGRLCILDFKTRATDRDGMVKPLDEKVVMQLVAGMKAQESLVDPVSGTWEPWQHGADPVLLGVAVGQTEVRALRANPEVLKHHWYKFCALRRIWEAGGEVANAGRPLLVVPPPPRTQEAQPGAGHAASAAPAQGG; encoded by the coding sequence ATGACCGAGCCGCTCCTCGCACACGCCACTGAACGCGGGCGCATGTACTCCCGATCCACCTCGGAGCCGCCGCTCGTCCCATCCATCACTACGGTTATCTCGCAGGCGCAGTCGTCCTCGCTTGACGGCTGGTTCGGCTATATGGCTGCCAGCGCGCTGGCTCAGGATCCACGGCTGCCCTCCTCGCTCGGCAACGCTTCGGAGATGAGGGCGGTCATACAGGACGCCTCGAAAGCTGCGGAGCGCTACCGGGAAGACGCCGCACGTCGCGGCACCAGGGTGCACTATTACTGCGAGCAGATCGCCCTTCGGGACCTGGGCCGGGAACACCAGGCTGAGCAAGCGCGCACCGACCTTGTGCAGCACGGAGAAGAGGGATTCGCGGCGCGATTCGATGAGTGGTGGGATCTCTACCAGGTGCAGCCCATCGAGCCTGAGATCACCGTATGGAACAGTGAGCTGGGCTATGCGGGAACGTTGGATCTCGTGGCAACGATCGGCGGACGCTTATGCATCCTCGATTTCAAGACCCGTGCTACGGACAGGGACGGAATGGTCAAGCCCCTGGATGAAAAAGTGGTCATGCAGCTTGTCGCGGGAATGAAAGCGCAGGAGTCGCTGGTGGATCCTGTCTCCGGCACCTGGGAGCCGTGGCAGCATGGCGCGGATCCAGTCCTGCTCGGAGTGGCTGTCGGGCAAACTGAGGTGCGCGCACTGCGTGCCAATCCGGAGGTCCTCAAGCATCATTGGTACAAGTTCTGCGCCCTGAGGCGTATCTGGGAGGCGGGGGGAGAAGTGGCAAACGCAGGACGTCCGCTGCTCGTTGTCCCGCCGCCCCCGCGTACGCAGGAAGCGCAGCCCGGCGCTGGGCACGCGGCTTCCGCCGCTCCCGCGCAGGGAGGCTGA
- a CDS encoding DMT family transporter, translated as MAWVILVISGVLEAVWATALGKSEGFTKLWPTMIFAIGLILSMIGLAWAMRTLPTGTSYAVWVGIGAALTVTYAMVFDGEAASLLKVLFVLGIVGCVVGLKVLH; from the coding sequence ACTGGAGGCGGTCTGGGCAACCGCGCTCGGAAAGTCGGAGGGTTTCACCAAATTGTGGCCCACGATGATTTTCGCCATCGGGCTGATACTGAGCATGATTGGCTTGGCCTGGGCCATGCGCACCCTTCCAACCGGAACTTCCTATGCCGTGTGGGTGGGAATCGGCGCTGCGCTCACTGTTACGTACGCAATGGTCTTCGACGGCGAGGCCGCATCCCTGCTGAAAGTGCTCTTCGTACTCGGGATCGTGGGCTGTGTAGTGGGGCTGAAGGTGCTCCACTAA